From the genome of Deinococcus planocerae, one region includes:
- a CDS encoding endonuclease — MDIPREVLAQTQARFVSRDPDRAGTLERLNVGGPLAADSVERVETRLTRLGVPLPDVRALVEGHEDVPTVAARLPEPTRLGLERVLGTNDLLGVAYLDLARSASRAVGRVVLRSEQGRTVGYGTGWLCSPRAILTNHHVLESAEDARPSVIEFTYELRPDGTLTDRVTLNLDPDTLFLTSDTLDYSLVAVQGDTSAFGWLPLIGTVGKVLVGEALSIVQHPSGEPKQVALRENRLVDLLTDFLHYETDTAPGSSGSPVFNDTWEVVALHHSGVPRTDAQGRTLRRDGQPARPGDPDTLIDWIANEGVRVSRIVEDLRTRQDAAGNVLVAEVLAANRPPVVGSPVAFAPSFTPTEAARVLDLGTLNVGPDGVASVPVTLRLRVGGGEARRPASPDRPYLDPGDAENAAAYYADLPTGGTPQARFLALAELVRRTHARTPGYDPADELYPWVDLWPDGKLRSLYSAREHAPEELIAADRAARERRLTLAAREGLSVDVLEDAIPYNCEHVVPQSWFGKREPMRGDLHHLFACEPGCNSFRGNTPYFDFPDYGEVLRSDCGRREPGEFEPAHGKGAAARATLYFLLRYPGVVRQYGERHLQTLLAWHGADPPGNWERHRNAAISLRQGNRNPLIDHPEWAAEVDFGEGLGR; from the coding sequence ATGGACATTCCGCGTGAGGTGCTGGCGCAGACGCAGGCCCGCTTCGTGAGCCGGGACCCCGACCGGGCGGGAACCCTGGAGCGTCTGAATGTGGGAGGGCCCCTGGCCGCCGACTCGGTGGAGCGGGTGGAGACGCGCCTGACCCGCCTCGGCGTGCCCCTGCCCGATGTTCGCGCCCTCGTCGAGGGGCACGAGGACGTGCCGACCGTCGCCGCCCGCCTCCCGGAGCCCACCCGCCTGGGGCTGGAGCGGGTGCTGGGCACGAACGACCTCCTGGGCGTGGCGTACCTCGACCTGGCGCGCTCGGCGTCGCGGGCGGTGGGCCGGGTCGTGCTGCGCAGCGAGCAGGGACGGACGGTCGGCTACGGCACGGGTTGGCTGTGCAGTCCGCGCGCCATCCTCACCAACCACCACGTGCTGGAAAGCGCCGAAGACGCCCGGCCCTCCGTCATCGAGTTCACTTACGAGCTGCGCCCCGACGGCACCCTCACCGACCGGGTAACGTTGAACCTCGACCCCGACACGCTCTTCCTGACCTCGGACACGCTGGATTACTCGCTCGTGGCGGTGCAGGGAGACACCTCGGCCTTCGGGTGGCTGCCCCTGATCGGCACCGTGGGCAAGGTCCTCGTCGGCGAGGCGCTGAGCATCGTCCAGCACCCCTCGGGCGAGCCCAAGCAGGTCGCGCTGCGCGAAAACCGGTTGGTGGACCTCCTCACCGACTTCCTGCACTACGAGACGGACACCGCGCCGGGGTCGAGCGGCAGCCCCGTCTTCAACGACACCTGGGAGGTCGTCGCCCTGCACCACAGCGGCGTGCCCCGCACGGACGCCCAGGGCCGCACCCTGCGCCGCGACGGCCAGCCCGCCAGGCCCGGCGATCCCGACACGTTGATCGACTGGATCGCCAACGAGGGGGTGCGGGTCAGCCGGATCGTGGAGGACCTGCGGACCCGGCAGGACGCGGCGGGAAACGTGCTGGTGGCCGAGGTGCTTGCCGCCAACCGCCCGCCCGTGGTGGGCTCGCCCGTCGCCTTTGCCCCCTCGTTCACTCCCACAGAGGCCGCCCGGGTGCTCGACCTCGGCACCCTCAACGTCGGCCCGGACGGCGTGGCGAGCGTGCCCGTCACCCTGCGGCTGCGGGTGGGCGGGGGAGAGGCCCGGCGGCCCGCCTCGCCCGACCGCCCCTACCTCGACCCGGGGGACGCGGAGAACGCGGCGGCCTATTACGCGGACCTCCCGACCGGGGGAACGCCCCAGGCCCGCTTCCTGGCCCTCGCGGAACTCGTGCGGCGCACCCACGCCCGCACGCCCGGCTACGATCCGGCGGACGAACTGTATCCGTGGGTGGACCTGTGGCCGGACGGCAAGCTGCGCAGCCTGTACAGTGCCCGCGAGCACGCCCCGGAAGAGCTGATCGCCGCCGACCGCGCCGCACGGGAGCGCCGCCTGACCCTGGCCGCGCGGGAAGGGCTGAGCGTGGACGTGCTGGAGGACGCCATCCCCTACAACTGCGAGCACGTGGTTCCCCAGTCGTGGTTCGGCAAGCGCGAGCCCATGCGCGGGGACCTGCACCACCTCTTCGCCTGCGAGCCGGGGTGCAACTCGTTTCGGGGCAATACGCCGTATTTCGACTTTCCCGACTACGGCGAGGTGCTGCGCAGCGACTGCGGGCGGCGCGAGCCCGGCGAGTTCGAGCCCGCGCACGGGAAGGGAGCCGCCGCCCGCGCGACCCTCTACTTCCTGCTGCGCTATCCCGGCGTGGTCCGGCAGTACGGGGAGCGTCACCTCCAGACCCTCCTCGCGTGGCACGGGGCTGACCCGCCCGGTAACTGGGAGCGGCACCGCAACGCGGCCATCTCCCTGCGCCAGGGCAACCGCAACCCCCTGATCGACCACCCGGAGTGGGCAGCGGAGGTGGACTTCGGCGAGGGGTTGGGGCGCTAG
- the serS gene encoding serine--tRNA ligase — translation MLDLKFIRENADTVRHAVLVKGVNLDLDELLRLDRELVELKQRVEALQTERNANAKLVPRATPQERPTLIQRGKDLAEEIKAQEPALRAHEDQLRQLLLRVPNIPLTSVPVGRDDSENVELRREGRVPEFTFPPLDHVEILERQGWADPERVARVSGSRSYLLKGDAVLLEMAVLMFAMDFLRGRGLTPLSTTALVRPETLVGSGHFPGGEDQVYKIEGDELMLAGTAEVPVNSLYAGEQLTLDQLPMAYAALSAAFRSEAGSAGRDVRGLIRVHEFRKVEQYVMCRADEAEGLRWFGVLLENAEAMLRALELPYRVVQNCTGDMGAGKVLMYDIETWVPSEGLYRETHSCSYLGDWQARRTGLRYRDEHGKLVYAHTLNNTGIAAPRILVPLLENHQQADGTVRVPEALRPYLGGRERLGVPVREGATA, via the coding sequence ATGCTCGACCTCAAGTTCATCCGGGAGAACGCCGACACCGTGCGGCACGCCGTCCTGGTCAAGGGCGTGAACCTCGACCTCGACGAACTGCTGCGCCTCGACCGCGAACTCGTGGAACTCAAGCAGCGCGTGGAAGCCCTCCAGACCGAGCGCAACGCGAACGCGAAGCTGGTGCCCAGGGCAACCCCCCAGGAGCGCCCCACCCTGATTCAGCGGGGCAAGGACCTCGCCGAGGAGATCAAGGCGCAGGAGCCCGCCCTGCGCGCGCACGAGGACCAACTCCGGCAACTGCTCCTGCGCGTGCCGAACATTCCGCTTACTTCTGTGCCGGTGGGCAGGGACGACTCCGAGAACGTGGAGCTGCGCCGCGAGGGCCGCGTCCCCGAGTTCACCTTCCCGCCCCTGGATCACGTGGAAATTCTCGAACGCCAGGGCTGGGCCGACCCCGAGCGCGTGGCGCGGGTGAGCGGCAGCCGCTCGTACCTCCTCAAGGGGGACGCCGTGCTGCTGGAGATGGCGGTGCTGATGTTCGCCATGGACTTCCTGCGCGGGCGCGGCCTGACGCCGCTGAGCACGACCGCCCTCGTGCGCCCGGAGACGCTGGTGGGCTCGGGCCACTTCCCGGGCGGCGAGGATCAGGTCTACAAGATCGAGGGCGACGAGCTGATGCTGGCGGGGACGGCGGAGGTTCCGGTCAACAGCCTCTACGCGGGCGAGCAACTGACCCTCGATCAATTGCCGATGGCCTACGCCGCCCTGAGCGCCGCCTTCCGCTCGGAGGCCGGGTCGGCGGGGCGGGACGTGCGGGGCCTGATCCGCGTCCACGAGTTCCGCAAGGTCGAGCAGTACGTCATGTGCCGCGCCGACGAGGCCGAGGGCCTGCGCTGGTTCGGCGTGCTGCTGGAAAACGCCGAGGCGATGCTGCGGGCGCTCGAACTGCCCTACCGGGTCGTCCAGAACTGCACGGGCGACATGGGCGCGGGCAAGGTCCTGATGTACGACATCGAAACCTGGGTGCCCAGCGAGGGCCTCTACCGCGAGACCCACTCCTGCTCGTACCTGGGCGACTGGCAGGCCCGCCGCACCGGGCTGCGGTATAGAGACGAGCACGGCAAGCTGGTGTACGCCCACACCCTGAACAACACGGGAATCGCCGCGCCGCGCATCCTGGTGCCCCTGCTCGAAAACCATCAGCAAGCGGACGGAACGGTGCGGGTGCCGGAGGCCCTGCGCCCTTACCTGGGAGGACGCGAGCGGTTGGGAGTGCCGGTGCGGGAGGGGGCGACGGCTTAG
- the gatC gene encoding Asp-tRNA(Asn)/Glu-tRNA(Gln) amidotransferase subunit GatC, translating to MIDAAQVEYLAQLARLELTPEERGAMEEDLNHILGYFEQLSEVDTTGVEEMQRPVDLVNVLREDVPGERFAPGVVAALAPEMQDGFVRVPRTVEQD from the coding sequence ATGATCGACGCGGCCCAAGTCGAATACCTCGCGCAACTCGCGCGCCTGGAACTCACGCCCGAGGAGCGGGGGGCGATGGAGGAAGACCTCAACCACATCCTCGGCTACTTCGAGCAGCTCAGCGAGGTGGACACCACGGGCGTCGAGGAGATGCAGCGACCCGTGGACCTCGTGAACGTGCTGCGGGAGGACGTGCCCGGCGAGCGTTTCGCCCCCGGGGTGGTGGCCGCCCTCGCCCCCGAGATGCAGGACGGCTTCGTGCGTGTGCCCCGCACGGTGGAGCAGGACTGA
- a CDS encoding transposase translates to MGRTDLTEQQWAQLRPLLPPHPKRGHAYKDHRVVLNGIIWRQKTGAPWRDIPERYGSWHTCHDR, encoded by the coding sequence ATGGGACGGACAGATTTAACCGAGCAGCAGTGGGCTCAACTTCGCCCACTGCTGCCCCCACACCCCAAGCGAGGACACGCCTACAAGGACCACCGCGTCGTCCTGAACGGCATCATCTGGCGCCAGAAGACCGGCGCACCCTGGCGGGACATTCCTGAGCGGTACGGGTCATGGCATACCTGCCATGACCG